Genomic DNA from Erythrobacter aureus:
CCCGGCTGGAAGACGGTGCCGAACTGACCTTTACCTGCAATTTTCTGTGGATGTGCCAAGGCTATTACGACCACGAAAACCCCTATCTCCCGCCCGAGTGGCAGGAAAAGGGGCTCGCCGACTTCCAGGGTGATTTCGTCCACGCGCAGGAATGGGACCCGGATTACGATTACGAAGGTAAGCGGATTCTTGTGATCGGATCGGGTGCTACCGCGGCCACCGTGGTTCCGGCCTTTGCCGAAAAGGCCGCGCATGTGACCATGCTGCAGCGCTCGCCGACCTATTTCTTCTGTAGCGAAAACAAGAACGAACTGGCCGACCGTCTGCGCGAAATCGGTGTCGACGAGCCAACCGTGCATCGCATCGTGCGCCAGCAGATCATGTACGATCAGGACCAGCTTACCCGTCGCTGCCAGAAAGAGCCCGATGTGGTGTTCGAGGAACTCAAGGAACTGGTGCGCGCCTTCACCGGCAAGCCCGATTTCGAGTTCGAACCGCATTTCACGCCGAAATACCGGGTTTGGCAGCAGCGCCTGGCATTCTGCCCGGACGGCGATGTGTTCAGGGCGGCGGTCGATGGCAATCTGACCGTGGTCACCGATACGATCGAGCGCTTTACCGAGACCGGCGTCACCACCTCTTCGGGCGAGGAGATCGAAGCAGACCTTATCGTGGCCTGTACCGGGTTCAACCTGCTTGTCATGGGCGGCATTCCGTTCACGGTCGATGGCGAACGTGTTGATTGGTCGGACACGGTGACCTACCGCGGGATGATGTTCACTGGCGTTCCGAACATGGCATGGGTGATGGGCTACTTCCGCGCTAGCTGGACCTTGCGCGTCGACATGATGGGCGATTTCGTTTGCGGGATGCTCAACCACATGCACGGCAGGGGCGTCGACCGTGTCGAAGTGCAGTTTCGCCCAGAGGACCGGGAAATGGACATCCTGCCCTGGATCGAGGCGGAGAATTTCAACCCCGGATATCTGATGCGCGGGCTCGATGCGATGCCGCGGCGCGGCGACAAATCCGAGTGGCGACACAATCAGGATTACTGGCGCGAACGTGAGGAGATCCCCCGGATTTCCTATGACGCGCCCGAATTCGTCTATTCCGGCGAACGATCGATAGGCACGAAGAAAAAGGAGCAGGCGGTCACCGCCTGAGACAAAAGATGGACGCGTTTGATCCCACCGCCTGGAGCGCCGCGTTGCTCGGCCTGTTCTGTATCGCCGTCGCTATCGGCGCATTGCGCCAGCCCGGCCTGTGGCGCCAGATGGTGGACGAGATCGACGGTTCGCCCGCACTCCAGCTCATCAGCGGGTTTTGCGAGCTTTCCGTCGGCGCGGCCATCTTTCTCCTCAACCCGTGGATTCAGGGCGATCTCCTGGCCATGATCGTGAAGACGATCGGCGGATTGATGATGGCGGAGGCGCTCGTCGTCATGGCGATGAGCGACATCTATTTCCACTTCTGGCTCAAGAATCTCGCCGCTTTGCACCGGCTATGGCCGCTCTTCACACTGATGGCCGGGCTGGCGCTCGCCACAGCGGGGATGATCCGACTCGCCTGAACGAAGCCGCCCGTCGATGGGAATCGCACGGTCGTCGGACGGTATGGTTGTGCCGCATCCACGGTTCTGTATTGCATGGGCAATACAGATGTCAGAGGAATATCCATGAAATTCGCACGCCACGCGCTCGCTTCGGGCGCCGCCCTCTCGCTTATCCTTGCCGCCGGTCCCGCACTGGCGCGCGATAGCGAGGAGACGACCCAATCCGCATCCGAGACGAGCGAACACGACAAGCTGTTTACCCTCTTCGCCGAATCCGATGCGCGCAGCCTCGCGCTCAACCCGATCGGTCGCCTGTTCCGAGGCGACGACACCAATGCCGACCGCCTCGGCGACTATTTCACCGATTCGATGTTCCTTGCCGCGCGGACCGACACCCAGCTCAATCTCGCGCTTCTCGCGCAGATCGACCGGGCGAAGCTGAGTGAAACCGATCAACTCGCCTATGACGTGTTCAAGTATAATCAGGAATCGGCGCTGCGCGGCCAGACCGACGAAATCCGCGAACTGACCGAAGTGCGCCCGATCAACCATTTCGCCGGCTTCCACACCTTTTACCCGAACTTCGCCAGTGGCGATAGCGCGGCGCAGTTCGAGACGATCGCCAATTACGAGGACAACCTCAGCCGTCACGACGACTATATCGCGATCACCGACCGCGCGATAGCACGCTCGCGTCAGGGGATGGAATCGGGTGTGGTCGAAACCCGGCTGACCATCGACCGGGTTGTCAAGCAGCTCGACACGCTGCTGGCGGTTCCGCTGGCGGATTCGATGTTCATGAAACCGGTGAAGACCTTCCCCGAGGATTTCTCTGCGGCAGACAAGGCGCGACTGACCTCGGCCTACGAAGCCAAGACGAAAGAGCTTTACGCCACGCATGAACGGCTGCGCGATTTCCTGCGCGACGATTATCTGCCGGTGGCCCGCGAAAGCGTCGGCCTGAGCCAAATGAAGGGCGGCGAGAAGCTCTACGCCCACATGATCGAGCAGACCACCACGCTGCCGCTTACGGCCGACTATCTGCACAATCTCGGCCTTAGCGAAGTGGCGCGGATCAAGGGCGCGCTGGAGGAGATCAAGGCCGAAGTTGGCTTTACTGGCACACTCAACGAATTCTTCGATTATGTCCGCACCGATGCCCAGTTCAAGCCGGAAAGTCGCGAGGCGCTGACCCAAAGCTATTACGATATCGGGAAAGAGGTCGATGCAAAGATCGGCCAGTATTTCTCGGTACTTCCCAAGGCCCCGCTCGAGATCAAGCCCTATGACGAATCGATCGAACAGTTTCAGGCTGGCGGTTCCTATCAGTCGGGTCCGCCTGACGCCTCGCGCCCCGGCACCTTCTACTTCAATGCCTATGACCTGCCGAGCCGCCTGACGACCGGCAATGTCACCCTCTACCTCCACGAAGGCGCGCCGGGTCATCACTTCCAGATCAGCCTGGCGCAGGAAAACGAGGATCTGCCTGCCTTCATGCGCTTCGGGGGCAACACCGCCTATGTCGAAGGCTGGGCGCTTTATTCCGAGACGCTG
This window encodes:
- a CDS encoding flavin-containing monooxygenase; translated protein: MNVVGNIESDTAIHVDVLIVGAGISGIGSAYHLQEQCPWARYAILEMKDTFGGTWDTHKYPGVRSDSDLYTFGYRFKPWVGAPIASAGEILKYMGEVIEENGIDEHIRYGHRITSCAYARDTGLWTVTATRLEDGAELTFTCNFLWMCQGYYDHENPYLPPEWQEKGLADFQGDFVHAQEWDPDYDYEGKRILVIGSGATAATVVPAFAEKAAHVTMLQRSPTYFFCSENKNELADRLREIGVDEPTVHRIVRQQIMYDQDQLTRRCQKEPDVVFEELKELVRAFTGKPDFEFEPHFTPKYRVWQQRLAFCPDGDVFRAAVDGNLTVVTDTIERFTETGVTTSSGEEIEADLIVACTGFNLLVMGGIPFTVDGERVDWSDTVTYRGMMFTGVPNMAWVMGYFRASWTLRVDMMGDFVCGMLNHMHGRGVDRVEVQFRPEDREMDILPWIEAENFNPGYLMRGLDAMPRRGDKSEWRHNQDYWREREEIPRISYDAPEFVYSGERSIGTKKKEQAVTA
- a CDS encoding DUF885 domain-containing protein, with protein sequence MKFARHALASGAALSLILAAGPALARDSEETTQSASETSEHDKLFTLFAESDARSLALNPIGRLFRGDDTNADRLGDYFTDSMFLAARTDTQLNLALLAQIDRAKLSETDQLAYDVFKYNQESALRGQTDEIRELTEVRPINHFAGFHTFYPNFASGDSAAQFETIANYEDNLSRHDDYIAITDRAIARSRQGMESGVVETRLTIDRVVKQLDTLLAVPLADSMFMKPVKTFPEDFSAADKARLTSAYEAKTKELYATHERLRDFLRDDYLPVARESVGLSQMKGGEKLYAHMIEQTTTLPLTADYLHNLGLSEVARIKGALEEIKAEVGFTGTLNEFFDYVRTDAQFKPESREALTQSYYDIGKEVDAKIGQYFSVLPKAPLEIKPYDESIEQFQAGGSYQSGPPDASRPGTFYFNAYDLPSRLTTGNVTLYLHEGAPGHHFQISLAQENEDLPAFMRFGGNTAYVEGWALYSETLGYEMGFFEDPWNRYGTLQDEQLRAMRLVVDTGLHAKGWTRQQAIDFMLENSGMTETEVVAEVERYIAIPSQALAYKVGALKIQELRQKAEGRLGDDFDIREFHAQVLDTGSLPLPVLEAKIDRWIASKAS